A window of Sulfurimonas gotlandica GD1 contains these coding sequences:
- a CDS encoding NAD(P)/FAD-dependent oxidoreductase — protein MYDLAIIGAGINGASVAHEFAEAGKRVIIFDMDGIASGGSGAAGAFIAPKFSKGGELKELLHDAFVYSMEFYEKNFPKLFTKTELLHIAKDEESSEILKEYKQNTPLKLREPSLEYLESLTEHANAYEHICIDAGVVNAQAMCRAMSKSAKYVEQKVETLVYDDGLWIINDSYSAKSVLLATGAYESVVKEQYINLRGVWGHRIDIKTSTSNPYSIHQNVSISPSNDGELAIGATHNVHYHPQTATKPYDVEAGRAELLEKASRTISLKDVEVLRDFTGLRSGSFDYMPLIGALVLSEETLVSKGIRFKTKKPDFEEYTYYPNLYMINGNGGYGFVLAPYLAKILSEHILSGKKISEKLSPARFFARWAKKL, from the coding sequence AGTGTAGCTCATGAATTTGCCGAGGCAGGCAAGAGAGTAATCATCTTTGATATGGATGGAATTGCAAGTGGTGGAAGTGGTGCGGCTGGTGCATTCATAGCTCCTAAGTTTTCAAAAGGCGGAGAATTAAAAGAACTGCTTCACGATGCATTTGTTTACAGTATGGAGTTTTATGAGAAAAACTTCCCCAAATTATTTACAAAAACAGAGCTCCTGCATATTGCCAAAGATGAAGAGTCATCAGAAATATTAAAAGAGTATAAGCAAAACACACCACTCAAGTTAAGAGAGCCATCTTTAGAGTACCTAGAGAGTCTTACAGAGCACGCAAACGCTTACGAACATATATGTATAGATGCAGGAGTAGTAAATGCTCAGGCTATGTGTAGAGCCATGAGCAAGAGTGCTAAGTATGTAGAGCAAAAAGTAGAGACCCTTGTCTATGATGATGGACTGTGGATTATAAATGACTCTTACAGTGCTAAGAGTGTTCTTTTGGCTACCGGTGCTTATGAGAGTGTTGTAAAAGAGCAATATATAAATCTTCGCGGTGTCTGGGGTCATCGTATTGATATAAAGACATCAACTTCAAATCCATACAGCATCCATCAAAATGTATCTATCTCTCCAAGCAATGATGGTGAACTTGCAATCGGAGCTACTCATAATGTTCACTATCATCCACAAACAGCGACTAAGCCTTACGATGTAGAAGCAGGGCGGGCAGAGTTGTTGGAAAAAGCAAGCAGAACGATAAGTTTGAAAGATGTTGAGGTTCTTAGAGATTTTACAGGATTGCGTTCGGGCTCATTTGATTATATGCCACTTATAGGAGCTCTTGTCTTATCAGAAGAGACACTTGTTTCTAAAGGTATTAGATTTAAAACTAAAAAACCTGATTTTGAGGAATACACATACTATCCAAATCTTTATATGATAAATGGAAATGGCGGTTATGGTTTTGTATTAGCGCCATACTTGGCAAAGATTTTGAGCGAGCATATTCTTAGTGGTAAAAAGATCAGTGAAAAACTCAGCCCGGCTAGATTTTTCGCTAGATGGGCTAAGAAACTTTAA